The Ziziphus jujuba cultivar Dongzao chromosome 7, ASM3175591v1 genome includes a region encoding these proteins:
- the LOC107418741 gene encoding polygalacturonase QRT3 — MEARKKAHQVMIIWKLVFMMALAAFNFISVPVMGDDDSPVGHFGRGSHDDNMRKMQAFKASLMRGGRGFVSHSSAAPHSQPQPQPPKAWRRSSPAARVYYMSDFGGDPTGVKDSTEHIQALLLAAAGQGPSPDAQGVMSGAGSGPSQGSLTAGVPNKAGTADFQGGTYKVGKPVQVPPGGNIVIKDGTIQASDDFPKGGNVFNASPKQAPPAENTERLDEPAQLSPDPSSFSFEFITFQNIMIDSNHRGAGISLSNALRTSIENVYVAHFSTTGINVHPSSSETYISNSFLGQHPNAGRDPREGNFTGTAINLSGTNNALTDVVLFASAVGVDVSGHGNTLSGVHCYNKATRFGGTGIYLRKPGLGLGRNRIINSYLDYTGIVAEDPLQLHISNSFFRGDAFVALKSIKGVVSGVNIVDNTFSGSNKGTGIVQLQQSNGPFNKINQVVVDRNSVRGMSMKATVANGAVQGNGTSFTLDFNSVLLFPNRITHAQYSLIVTNGAFPNHVLRSVSNNRVVVATNVPVSATVFATVDQN, encoded by the exons ATGGAAGCAAGGAAGAAAGCTCATCAGGTTATGATCATATGGAAGTTGGTTTTTATGATGGCATTAGCTGCCTTCAACTTCATCAGCGTCCCCGTTATGGGAGACGATGACTCTCCAGTTGGGCACTTTGGTAGGGGGAGTCACGATGATAACATGCGCAAAATGCAAGCGTTCAAGGCCTCACTCATGCGCGGTGGCCGTGGCTTTGTCTCCCATAGCTCTGCTGCTCCTCACAGCCAGCCTCAGCCTCAGCCTCCCAAG GCCTGGAGGAGGAGTAGTCCTGCAGCACGGGTGTACTACATGTCAGATTTCGGTGGTGATCCGACAGGAGTAAAGGACAGCACGGAGCATATTCAAGCGCTACTGTTGGCGGCTGCAGGACAAGGACCTAGTCCAGATGCCCAAGGGGTAATGTCGGGTGCAGGAAGTGGACCCAGCCAAGGGAGCTTGACGGCTGGAGTCCCCAATAAAGCTGGGACGGCTGATTTTCAAGGTGGTACTTATAAGGTCGGCAAACCTGTCCAAGTACCGCCTGGAGGAAACATTGTG ATTAAAGACGGAACAATCCAAGCCTCAGATGATTTTCCTAAAGGCGGCAATGTGTTCAATGCATCGCCTAAACAAGCACCGCCAGCAGAAAACACAGAGAGATTGGATGAGCCTGCACAGCTTTCTCCCGATCCATCATCCTTCAGCTTCGAGTTCATCACCTTCCAAAACATCATGATCGACTCTAACCACCGGGGTGCAGGCATTTCACTTTCAAACGCCCTTAGAACCAGCATTGAAAATGTCTACGTTGCCCATTTCAGTACTACCGGCATCAACGTCCACCCCTCCAGCTCTGAAACCTACATCAGCAACTCATTCCTCGGCCAGCATCCCAACGCCGGACGTGATCCTCGCGAGGGAAACTTCACCGGCACCGCCATCAACCTCTCCGGCACCAACAATGCTCTCACCGATGTTGTCCTTTTCGCTTCTGCCGTTGGGGTAGATGTATCCGGCCATGGTAACACTCTCTCTGGTGTACACTGCTACAACAAGGCCACTAGGTTTGGGGGCACCGGTATTTATTTGAGAAAGCCGGGTCTGGGTCTGGGTCGAAATCGCATCATAAATTCTTATTTGGACTATACGGGGATCGTTGCTGAAGACCCTCTCCAACTTCACATTTCCAACAGTTTCTTCCGTGGTGATGCTTTTGTGGCCCTTAAGTCCATCAAAGGTGTGGTTAGCGGGGTGAACATTGTTGACAATACCTTCAGTGGGTCCAACAAAGGAACTGGGATTGTCCAATTGCAGCAATCAAATGGGCCTTTCAACAAAATTAACCAAGTTGTTGTGGATAGGAACAGCGTTAGGGGAATGAGCATGAAGGCCACCGTTGCCAACGGGGCTGTTCAAGGCAACGGCACCTCTTTTACGCTTGATTTCAATTCCGTTCTTCTCTTCCCAAATCGCATTACGCATGCCCAATACTCCTTGATTGTCACCAATGGGGCTTTCCCTAATCATGTTCTTCGTAGTGTGTCCAACAACCGTGTCGTGGTTGCCACCAATGTGCCCGTTTCTGCCACCGTGTTTGCCACCGTGGACCAAAACTAA